A window from Theobroma cacao cultivar B97-61/B2 chromosome 3, Criollo_cocoa_genome_V2, whole genome shotgun sequence encodes these proteins:
- the LOC18605624 gene encoding uncharacterized protein LOC18605624 gives MTEVVLHIYDVTNSGSDKTNSTIVQINKIFKDGIGLGGIFHSAVQVYGDEEWSFGFCEQGSGVFSCPSSKNPMYTYREFMVLGRTNFSIFKVNQILRELSREWPGSSYDLLSKNCNHFCDEFCERLGVQKLPGWVNRFANAGDAAIEIAENTAVRLRQAKTEIVSASKVAYRFLVGVTSGSSGSSDSPGNSNRGTPRFQAAWFKNLITTGAKPSSSSEIETQDGNILQQHQQQNSARTVRQNSQDSERPLRQSFQDLERPLQQNSQDSEQPLQQNSRHEI, from the exons ATGACGGAGGTCGTATTACATATATACGATGTGACGAACAGTGGATCGGATAAAACGAACAGCACGATCGTTCAAATCAACAAGATCTTCAAGGATGGAATCGGCCTCGGCGGCATCTTTCACAGCGCCGTTCAG GTATATGGAGATGAAGAATGGTCTTTTGGCTTCTGTGAGCAAGGTTCTGGGGTTTTTAGTTGTCCTTCTAGCAAAAATCCAATGTACACATATCGTGAGTTCATGGTCCTTGGAAGAACTAACTTTTCAATATTCAAGGTAAACCAGATCTTGCGGGAACTTAGTAGAGAATGGCCTGGAAGTTCCTATGACTTGTTATCCAAAAATTGCAACCACTTCTGTGATGAGTTCTGCGAAAGGCTTGGTGTCCAAAAGCTTCCAG GTTGGGTTAATCGTTTTGCCAATGCTGGTGATGCTGCTATAGAAATAGCAGAAAACACTGCTGTACGG TTGAGACAAGCCAAGACTGAGATAGTATCAGCCAGCAAAGTGGCATATCGATTCCTTGTTGGTGTTACTTCTGGTTCTAGTGGTAGTAGCGATTCCCCTGGCAATTCAAACAGAGGAACTCCCAGATTTCAAGCAGCTTGGTTCAAAAACCTCATCACTACTGGTGCCAAACCATCGAGCAGTTCTGAAATTGAGACTCAGGATGGCAATATCCTCCAACAGCACCAGCAACAGAATTCTGCCCGGACAGTGCGACAAAATTCTCAAGATTCGGAAAGACCGCTACGACAGAGTTTTCAAGATTTGGAACGACCATTGCAACAGAATTCACAAGATTCAGAACAACCACTGCAACAGAATTCACGGCATGAAATATGA
- the LOC18605626 gene encoding uncharacterized protein LOC18605626 has product MDNKACNKVQPVVRKAKKKQVKDELDRIKQAEKKKRRLEKALATSAAIRSELEKKKQKKKEEQQRLDEEGAAIAEAVALHVLLGEDSDDSCKIMLNKEEGFNRWDYAGNFDLFMGRGRACLPHQAHTNCEGWVSNAYTAGCEWPELGNNDWSFSYGAYGRDLHAPYLEDEGWGSAGLSAGLIAAQAVSALQITEDAEVDTIVLNGMLRG; this is encoded by the coding sequence atggaTAACAAGGCATGCAATAAAGTGCAACCGGTAGTGAGAAAAGCGAAAAAGAAGCAGGTGAAAGATGAGTTGGATCGTATTAAACAGGctgagaagaaaaagaggcgCTTGGAGAAAGCCCTTGCTACTTCTGCAGCCATCCGCTCTGaactagaaaaaaagaaacagaaaaagaaggaagaacAGCAGAGGCTTGATGAGGAAGGTGCTGCAATTGCTGAAGCTGTTGCTTTACATGTCCTACTTGGTGAAGACTCTGATGATTCATGTAAGATTATGCTAAACAAGGAAGAGGGGTTCAACCGTTGGGATTATGCCGGCAATTTTGATCTATTTATGGGTAGAGGGAGAGCTTGCCTACCGCATCAGGCTCACACAAACTGTGAAGGGTGGGTCTCTAATGCATATACAGCTGGATGTGAGTGGCCTGAGTTGGGAAACAATGATTGGTCCTTCTCATATGGAGCTTATGGAAGGGATCTACATGCTCCGTATCTTGAGGATGAAGGCTGGGGTAGTGCAGGACTTTCAGCTGGTCTTATTGCAGCACAGGCTGTTTCAGCGCTCCAGATCACAGAGGATGCAGAGGTAGACACGATTGTCCTCAATGGGATGTTGAGAGGCTAG
- the LOC18605629 gene encoding beta-carotene 3-hydroxylase 2, chloroplastic: MAAGLSAAITPKPFRSFLSSHLEPKPTPLFHPLLRLQKTLYGARRKRSFAVCFVLEEQKQSAPQIVNLAEEGSEDARDSQILIQARLAEKLARKRSERFTYLVAAVMSSFGITSMAVMAVYYRFSWQMEGGEVPLSEMFGTFALSVGAAVGMEFWARWAHRALWHASLWHMHESHHRPREGPFELNDVFAIINAVPAIALLSYGFFNKGLVPGLCFGAGLGITVFGMAYMFVHDGLVHKRFPVGPIANVPYFRKIAAAHQLHHSDKFNGVPYGLFLGPKEVEEVGGLEELEKEINRRIKSSMGERHGLVFLFEENMGQRSRIRDNDLGTESPQSQFTNIV, encoded by the exons ATGGCGGCAGGCCTATCCGCCGCCATAACCCCTAAACCTTTTCGTTCATTTCTATCCTCACACCTCGAGCCGAAGCCAACTCcactttttcatcctttacTTCGCCTCCAGAAAACACTATATGGAGCTCGAAGGAAGAGAAGCTTTGCTGTTTGTTTTGTGCTGGAGGAACAGAAACAAAGTGCTCCCCAGATCGTAAATCTTGCAGAAGAAGGATCCGAGGATGCTAGAGATTCTCAGATCTTAATACAAGCACGTCTGGCGGAGAAGTTAGCTAGGAAGAGATCAGAAAGATTTACTTACCTAGTTGCTGCTGTCATGTCTAGTTTTGGGATCACGTCCATGGCTGTTATGGCTGTTTATTATAGGTTTTCTTGGCAAATGGAG GGTGGAGAGGTACCTCTTTCTGAAATGTTTGGTACATTTGCTTTATCGGTTGGTGCTGCG GTAGGCATGGAGTTTTGGGCTAGATGGGCTCACAGAGCGCTTTGGCACGCTTCTTTGTGGCATATGCACGAG TCTCACCATCGACCTAGAGAAGGTCCGTTCGAGCTAAACGATGTGTTCGCCATTATCAACGCGGTCCCAGCTATTGCTCTCCTTTCTTATGGTTTCTTCAACAAAGGCCTCGTTCCTGGTCTATGTTTTGGTGCT GGGCTTGGAATTACGGTGTTCGGAATGGCCTACATGTTCGTCCACGATGGTCTTGTCCATAAGAGATTCCCCGTGGGGCCCATTGCCAACGTGCCCTACTTCAGGAAGATTGCTGCGGCCCACCAG CTCCATCATTCAGACAAATTCAATGGTGTCCCATATGGGCTGTTTCTAGGGCCTAAG GAGGTTGAGGAAGTGGGAGGTCTAGAGGAGTTGGAGAAAGAGATCAATAGGAGAATCAAATCAAGCATGG GCGAAAGACATGgattggtttttctctttgaaGAAAACATGGGTCAAAGGAGCAGAATTAGAGACAATGACTTGGGAACGGAAAGCCCTCAATCTCAATTTACCAATATTGTTTAA
- the LOC18605627 gene encoding putative septum site-determining protein minD homolog, chloroplastic, with protein MLSLQLCSANPKPALLNPSFKPFLNPRTLKPPKPYEKRKLIAISSVLQWNRKPELAGETPRVVVITSGKGGVGKTTTTANVGLSLARLGFSVVAIDADVGLRNLDLLLGLENRVNYTVVEVLNGDCRLDQALVRDKRWSNFELLCISKPRSKLPIGFGGKALVWLVDALKAREEGSPDFILIDCPAGIDAGFITAITPANEAVLVTTPDITSLRDADRVTGLLECDGIRDIKMIVNRVRTDMIKGEDMMSVLDVQEMLGLALLGVIPEDSEVIRSTNRGYPLVLNKPPTLAGLAFEQAAWRLVEQDSMKAVMVEEEPKRRGFFSFFGG; from the coding sequence ATGCTCTCTCTGCAACTCTGTTCCGCGAACCCTAAACCGGCGTTACTAAATCCGTCATTTAAACCCTTTTTAAATCCAAGAACCCTAAAACCCCCAAAACCCTACGAAAAACGAAAGCTCATCGCCATTTCTTCAGTCCTTCAATGGAATAGAAAGCCTGAGCTGGCAGGCGAGACCCCGCGCGTGGTGGTTATAACATCCGGGAAAGGCGGGGTCGGCAAGACCACAACCACCGCCAACGTTGGACTTTCCTTGGCCCGCCTCGGATTCTCCGTAGTAGCCATCGACGCCGACGTTGGCCTCCGGAACCTAGACCTCCTCTTAGGTCTCGAGAACCGCGTGAACTACACGGTCGTCGAGGTCCTCAACGGGGATTGCCGACTGGACCAGGCATTGGTTCGAGACAAGCGCTGGTCAAACTTCGAATTGCTTTGCATTTCTAAACCCAGAtcgaaactccccatcggaTTCGGTGGGAAAGCGTTGGTTTGGCTGGTCGACGCGCTGAAAGCGCGTGAAGAAGGTTCTCCGGATTTTATATTAATCGATTGCCCGGCGGGGATTGATGCAGGGTTTATAACGGCCATAACGCCAGCAAACGAGGCGGTTTTGGTGACGACGCCGGATATAACTAGCTTAAGAGACGCGGACAGAGTGACGGGGCTTTTAGAATGTGATGGTATAAGGGACATAAAAATGATAGTGAACAGAGTGAGGACGGATATGATAAAGGGCGAAGATATGATGTCGGTTTTGGATGTGCAAGAGATGTTGGGGTTGGCATTGTTAGGAGTGATTCCCGAGGACTCCGAGGTTATCAGAAGCACCAATAGAGGGTACCCGCTTGTCCTGAATAAGCCACCTACGCTTGCTGGATTGGCGTTCGAGCAGGCCGCTTGGAGGCTTGTTGAGCAGGATAGCATGAAGGCTGTTATGGTTGAGGAGGAGCCCAAAAGGCGTggatttttctcattttttggAGGGTAG
- the LOC18605628 gene encoding UDP-N-acetylmuramate--L-alanine ligase: MIFKKNVGSLSPLGLDFGAQGKNNQITSLSRFPGKTNTVLHRIETPAMSVADSCCFRGNFHDEVKTHFHLLKSKSPLWRQNILFQKCIFAWEEKRRISLLATRATKREQECKLNLKYQKQKEWIHFVGVGGSGLSALALLAVKHGFEVSGSDLTWTSFMDGLQQAGVRLHVGHSVSNIQSKNGSRFPNAVVVSSAIPQDNVEILHAKSIGVPVYKRDFWLAKLTEHHKLIAVSGSHGKSTTAGLLAYVLKSMGDDLTAVVGAHVPQFPGGNIIWGDGQHFVLEADEYDGCFLGLSPYIAVITNVDWEHVDIFQDEEAVKTLYRRLLKKIRMGGHLIICGDSLGAYSLLDYTREGTKPEHSIGTMSIPSSDIDGYDVTTYGISSTNEWHASSICPNSQGGSDYVLCHRGQPLAEISLQIPGVHNVLNSVAVIATVMALLHDQRPTRELISSLKLHLSNFIGLSRRFELIGEIHGCHIYDDYAHHPTEVYVVLQAARQRFPFKRLLVVFQPHTYSRLAVFKDDFAVALSYADYIVVTAVYSVRESGAWNVSGKDLAASIIGPPSEYIPALEDVVDKLALEISKDPLREIVILTLGAGDINTVGPKLLHELRKRLCKAKSKH, from the exons atgattttcaaaaagaacGTGGGCTCACTTTCCCCATTAGGCCTCGATTTTGGGGCCCAAggaaaaaataatcaaatcacTTCCTTGAGTCGTTTCCCGGGGAAAACCAATACAGTACTACACAGGATTGAAACTCCGGCGATGTCGGTGGCCGATTCGTGTTGTTTTCGGGGGAATTTTCACGACGAAGTCAAAACCCACTTCCATTTACTTAAAAGCAAGAGCCCTTTATGGcgtcaaaacattttatttcaGAAATGCATCTTTGCCTGGGAAGAGAAACGTCGTATCTCACTTCTAGCAACGCGTGCGACGAAAAGAGAACAAGAATGCAAGTTAAATCTTAAGTATCAAAAGCAGAAAGAGTGGATTCACTTCGTAGGTGTTGGAGGTAGTGGGTTGTCGGCTCTAGCTTTGCTCGCTGTCAAACAC GGTTTTGAGGTTAGTGGGTCAGATTTAACATGGACCAGCTTCATGGATGGGCTGCAACAAGCTGGAGTACGCTTGCATGTTGGTCATTCGGTCTCAAAtattcaaagcaaaaatggGTCAAGATTCCCCAATGCGGTTGTTGTTTCTAGTGCCATCCCACAAGATAATGTAGAGATCTTACATGCCAAGTCCATTGGAGTACCTGT TTACAAACGAGATTTTTGGTTGGCGAAGCTCACTGAGCATCACAAATTAATTGCAGTCAGTGGAAGCCATG GGAAGAGCACAACAGCTGGTTTACTAGCTTATGTTTTGAAGTCAATGGGAGATGATCTCACAGCTGTAGTTGGAGCACATGTGCCACAG TTTCCTGGAGGAAATATAATCTGGGGTGATGGTCAGCACTTTGTGCTTGAg GCTGATGAATATGACGGCTGCTTCTTGGGGTTATCACCTTACATAGCTGTCATAACAAATGTGGACTGGGAGCATGTGGATATCTTTCAAGATGAG GAAGCCGTTAAAACTTTGTACAGGAGGCTCCTTAAAAAAATCAGAATGGGTGGACATCTCATCATATGTGGGGATAG TTTAGGAGCATATTCCTTGCTAGATTACACAAGAGAAGGAACTAAACCAGAGCATTCAATTGGTACGATGTCAATTCCAAGTTCAGATATTGATGGTTACGATGTAACAACGTACGGAATTTCAAGTACTAATGAATGGCATGCTTCATCAATTTGTCCCAACTCACAGGGTGGCAGTGATTATGTACTT TGCCATAGAGGACAGCCATTAGCAGAGATTAGTCTACAAATTCCAGGAGTTCATAATGTCCTCAATTCAGTAGCT GTTATTGCCACAGTGATGGCACTCTTACATGACCAAAGGCCAACACGTGAACTAATCAGCTCTTTGAAGTTACATTTGTCCAATTTCATAGGTCTTTCTAGGCGATTTGAGTTGATTGGAGAAATACATGGATGCCATATATATGATGATTATGCCCACCATCCAACAGAAGTTTACGTGGTTCTTCAAGCAGCACGTCAGAGATTCCCATTCAAGAGACTGCTGGTGGTATTCCAGCCTCATACTTACAG TCGTCTAGCAGTGtttaaggatgattttgccGTTGCATTAAGTTATGCAGATTACATTGTGGTTACAGCG GTTTATTCTGTCAGAGAATCAGGTGCTTGGAATGTTTCTGGAAAGGATTTAGCTGCTTCCATTATTGGTCCCCCATCTGAATACATCCCAGCTCTG GAGGATGTGGTTGATAAACTAGCACTGGAGATATCCAAGGATCCTCTGCGTGAAATTGTCATTTTAACCCTTGGAGCAG GTGATATCAACACAGTGGGCCCTAAATTACTGCATGAATTGCGAAAGAGATTATGTAAAGCAAAATCTAAGCACTAG
- the LOC108661370 gene encoding uncharacterized protein LOC108661370: protein MGKCKGCGKLGRMLPRDGPVNTYHSALLCSPVVSVWDCIVRKMRYSYRPEWV from the coding sequence ATGGGTAAATGCAAGGGTTGTGGGAAATTAGGAAGGATGCTGCCAAGGGATGGGCCTGTGAATACATACCATTCTGCTCTGCTGTGTTCTCCTGTTGTTTCTGTTTGGGATTGCATTGTACGTAAAATGAGATATTCCTACAGACCTGAGTGGGTGTAG